Proteins encoded within one genomic window of Paramisgurnus dabryanus chromosome 11, PD_genome_1.1, whole genome shotgun sequence:
- the LOC135757564 gene encoding uncharacterized protein, producing MSAGGHPKVLQGTMRVPVEMEYELGEQTEVRLREMSARCVGETIDVEYYYDTESFQLASTQTWLNQHKGQWGLILAQDLSEETKSSEVDLMQSEEKKSSTVGLSPEERLKTDTGCIKRPGSDCSDNEKIYSLAESKNLTAKSQVQGTSLDDISAGSIYTELNDPHSIMMHITKCLQLPLTHAEIQNMTMMNFLRKARIQIYDSWTRSRSLKYSLPGGFMVVVERNNKTPTVPPSVLLTMDADVLNISSELERMDQLHKELGLKLKASSDTRSQMTEL from the coding sequence ATGAGTGCAGGTGGACACCCCAAAGTGTTACAAGGCACCATGCGGGTTCCAGTGGAGATGGAGTATGAGTTAGGGGAGCAGACAGAGGTGCGCCTGAGGGAAATGAGTGCCCGCTGTGTAGGAGAAACCATAGATGTGGAGTACTATTATGATACTGAGAGCTTCCAGCTGGCATCTACACAGACCTGGTTGAATCAGCACAAGGGCCAATGGGGACTGATCCTGGCACAAGACCTATCAGAGGAGACCAAATCATCTGAAGTAGACTTAATGCAGTCTGAGGAGAAGAAAAGCAGCACGGTTGGCTTATCACCTGAAGAaagacttaaaacagacactgGCTGTATAAAAAGACCAGGAAGTGATTGCTCTgataatgaaaaaatatattcattagCAGAAAGTAAGAACTTAACAGCCAAAAGCCAAGTTCAAGGTACATCCTTAGATGATATATCAGCAGGATCCATATACACAGAGCTGAATGACCCACACTCCATTATGATGCACATCACAAAGTGTCTGCAACTTCCTTTGACACACGCTGAAATACAAAATATGACCATGATGAACTTCTTGAGGAAGGCCAGAATCCAGATTTACGACAGCTGGACGAGGTCCAGATCATTAAAGTATTCTCTGCCTGGTGGCTTCATGGTGGTGGTGGAGAGAAATAACAAAACTCCCACTGTACCCCCCTCTGTGCTTTTGACAATGGATGCAGATGTGCTCAACATCAGCAGTGAACTGGAAAGAATGGACCAGCTACACAAAGAGTTGGGCCTTAAACTTAAGGCAAGCTCGGATACAAGATCACAGATGACTGAGCTGTGA